Proteins from one Panicum virgatum strain AP13 chromosome 7K, P.virgatum_v5, whole genome shotgun sequence genomic window:
- the LOC120640483 gene encoding G-type lectin S-receptor-like serine/threonine-protein kinase SD2-5 yields MFSLHLSPATTPTKRNVTRTLCCSITHHKVLAPRASHFDTSHTIVNARNRDACKQACLKNCSCKAVMFRYGDNESDGNCQWVTKVFSMQSIQPQIVHYNSSAYIKVQLSPSPSASIANRKKVITGATIASIIAIVLIVVAITLYVRRRGKYQEIEEEFDFDQFPGMPMRFSYEKLRECTEDFSKKLGEGGFGSVFEGKLDEERVAVKRLESARQGKKEFLAEVETIGSIEHINLVRLVGFCAEKSHRLLVYEYLPRGSLDRWIYYRHNNAPLDWGTRCRIILDIAKGLCYLHEECRQKIAHLDIKPQNILLDENFSAKLADFGLSKLIDRDQSKVMTVMRGTPGYLAPEWLTSQITEKVDIYSFGVVVMEVVCGRKNIDHSQPEESIQLINLLREKAQNNQLIDMIDKKSDGMVVHQEEVIQMMKLAMWCLQNDSSRRPLMSTVVKVLEGTMTVEACIDYSFLSADPVLSTEGNQSTYSAPPPASVLSGPR; encoded by the coding sequence ATGTTCAGTCTCCACCTATCACCTGCAACGACACCAACCAAGAGAAACGTCACACGCACACTGTGTtgttcaatcactcatcacaaggtcCTAGCCCCACGGGCATCTCACTTTGATACAAGCCACACAATTGTAAATGCAAGAAACAGAGATGCCTGCAAGCAAGCGTGCCTGAAAAACTGTTCCTGCAAGGCCGTGATGTTCAGGTACGGCGATAATGAGTCCGATGGCAACTGCCAGTGGGTGACGAAGGTCTTCTCCATGCAATCAATACAACCTCAGATTGTTCATTACAACTCCTCTGCTTACATCAAGGTGCAGCTTAGCCCCTCCCCTTCTGCATCTATTGCAAATAGAAAGAAGGTTATTACAGGCGCTACAATTGCAAGTATTATTGCTATCGTATTGATTGTCGTTGCCATAACTCTTTATGTACGAAGAAGGGGGAAATATCAAGAGATAGAAGAAGAATTTGATTTTGATCAATTTCCAGGCATGCCAATGAGGTTTTCTTATGAAAAGTTGAGAGAATGCACTGAAGACTTCAGTAAAAAGCTCGGGGAAGGTGGCTTTGGATCAGTTTTTGAAGGGAAACTAGATGAGGAGAGGGTCGCAGTAAAGCGTTTGGAAAGCGCTAGACAAGGGAAGAAAGAATTCTTGGCAGAGGTTGAGACTATTGGTAGCATTGAGCACATTAATCTTGTCAGACTCGTAGGATTCTGTGCAGAGAAATCACATAGACTTCTAGTATATGAATATCTGCCCAGAGGTTCCCTTGATCGGTGGATCTATTACCGCCACAATAATGCACCTCTTGATTGGGGTACCAGATGTAGGATCATTCTGGATATTGCCAAGGGGCTATGCTATCTTCATGAGGAGTGCCGGCAAAAAATTGCTCATTTGGACATCAAACCCCAAAATATTCTCTTAGATGAGAACTTCAGTGCTAAATTGGCTGATTTTGGACTATCCAAGCTAATAGATAGGGATCAAAGCAAAGTAATGACTGTGATGAGAGGCACACCTGGGTATCTGGCACCTGAATGGTTAACATCACAAATCACTGAGAAAGTTGATATCTACAGTTTTGGAGTTGTTGTCATGGAAGTGGTATGTGGAAGAAAAAATATCGATCATTCTCAACCTGAGGAAAGCATCCAGCTGATCAATTTGTTACGAGAAAAGGCTCAAAACAACCAGCTGATTGATATGATTGACAAGAAAAGTGATGGCATGGTCGTACACCAGGAGGAAGTTATCCAAATGATGAAGCTTGCAATGTGGTGCTTGCAAAATGATAGCAGTCGAAGGCCTTTGATGTCAACGGTGGTCAAGGTACTGGAAGGTACAATGACTGTAGAAGCTTGCATAGATTACAGTTTCCTCAGTGCAGATCCAGTATTGTCAACTGAAGGTAATCAATCAACATATTCAGCTCCACCACCAGCATCAGTCTTATCTGGTCCAAGATGA